The genomic stretch GATTACATGATGAATAATGGCTTTTCGCAGCTTTCATTACTACTCTTGAAATCCGTATTAATTAAGAAACTTTTCAATGTGTTAACAAGATAAAAATCACAGGTAAATATAGTTTCGCTAACTACTTCGAAGGCATCAAACAACACATCGAGGTGGAACTACACGAACCAAGGACAGAGCATCAAGTATCAAAACAACGAGGATCGAGAGCATGATACGAGATCTAGTTCCACAAAAACAGAAGTTACGACCGAAGGAGAGGtcatcaaaaaggaaaaaacgatGTAATAACTCACTCGCACCGTGTATCGTTGCTATGTAATCAAACCAGACATATCTTTACAAAAACAAACTCTAGTACAATCAGACAATCAGGAAGAAGACCAGTTGCAGAAAACTAGAAATTGAAGCCCCATCAAACAGTTGTAGTAACGAGCAAGAATCCAACAGAGCATCAAAGTAATTGCAGCTAACTAGAAATTGAGCCACATCGATCTAATTCCACACAAACAGAAGTTACAATCGAAGGAGAGGTGATGGATAGGtgatacaaaaagaaaaaacaatgtAATAACTCACTCGCGCAATCAAATCCACTGCAGGCTGAGGTGGAAGATCATCTACCTTTCACACGGCGCGCTATTCAGTTTCATTCGACAGAGGACATAGCAACTAGTTCCACACACAAACAACGATcgaacaaacaaaaagaaaaaacgaattATAAATGAAGAGTATCAAACAAAGCAGAGCATCAGGAAAGTATGAGCGCGCACACTGTATTTTCCAACACAAGCTATAGCAACGAAGCTCGAGAAATGCAAACACACTGATCGCGCGCAATGGAAAATCAAACAACACTACGATTGAGCAAACTTGGATCACACAATCAAATCCACTGCAGGCCGAGGTGGAAGAAGACCTACCTTTCACACGGCGCGCGATTCATTTTCATTCGACAGAGGACATAGCAACTAGCTCCACACACAAACAACAATcgaacaaacaaaaagaaaaaacgaatcATAAACGAAGAGTATCAAACAAAGTAGAGCATCAGGGAAATACGAGCACGCACACTGTATTTTCGAACACAATCTATAGCAACGAAGCTCAAGAAATGCGAGCGCATTGATCACGCGCAACTGGAAATGCGAGCGCTTCTCTCTTCTCATTCGCGTGCACCGAGCTCGCAGATCTTCCTCTACTACTCTTTAAATGCGCGCAATTTCATGTTGTAAATGTGTTGCGCCTTCTAtttaaactttgattgattctaaattgaatttgattgatgttATTCCACATTTGCTTAATTTTTCGATTGTTTGCGGCACTTAAAAAATTAGTCAAACAAAAGctttttatgaaaaatctaaattatGGTGACTCTACTGTAATCTAACTTTAATCCAAGATCCTCATGCCTAAGCCTAAGGTCCCCCAGAATCCTCCAAGGTCGGATGGTGGCCCCAAGGACTCCGCGATGCAGACTTGAAGTTGTAGACTTTGTTTTTTGTTATTTGCAAATCACTTTTGCAAAATAAgcataacaaaatgaaaaacattcctttaaacatatttttcagCAAAATTCACGTTATTGGTGGAGCTTTCAAAATATTATGACTTCAATTATCGGCTTCTTCACTACTACACTAAAACTACAAAGCTTTGAAAagacaagaaatagaaaatgattGATACCACCAAGCAAAAATTTGTCGGTGGTCATCCAATTGGAAAGATTTACAAAAGTTTTCGGGGGAGGGCGACCTCTAAATTTGTCAACGGCTAGCCTAATTCATGAATTTCCTACGAGGCTTTACATGAGCAAGGGACTTTCAGTTCCTCGTGTGCAAAACATGAATGTCAATGTCACAACCCACAAGACGACTTTTGCTGGGCTTCGGCCTTGTTCCCTTCCCAACAAGACAAGTGCACAGAGATTATCACAGACGAAGTAGGAAGAGGGAGGTGACAATCTCGAGGAGATCTTACGTTAGCTTATGAATAAGTCACTAAGCGAAGACCTAATCACACCATCTTTCCAGGACAGTCTTAACAAACGGAGATTGATTGTTTTAACTTCAGTATTCCAAATCAATATTTTAAGTATGCATGGGTTAAAACCtttatattatttaaatatctcataaaagagagagagagagagagagtccgtGATGCGACGCTTCTGGCCCACCGCATGTATAATACTGAACGTCGTTCAAAAACAGAGACCCCGAATTTGCACTTTCTACTGTCGCCCCCACTTCCTCGGAGAGTCTCCCTCTTCACCCGTCACCATCCGCCATGGCAGACCACAGAGAGGCTCTGATCAGCAACAGCCACAGGAGCGTCATATTCGTGCGGTGCGCCTCGCATGCGCAGGACGAGCTGCAGAGCTTCCGGTCCTACCTCCGGTGGATGTGCGTGTACCAGTCGAACGCGGGGACGGCCTGCCTCTCCTGGTCCATGGTCTTCGTCTTCGCGATGATCGTCGTCCCGATCGTCTCCCACTTCCTGCTCGCCTGCTCCAGCTGCGACAGCAAGCACAACAGGCCCTTCGACGGCGTCGTCCAGCTGTCCCTCAGCAGAAAGCTTGGGGACGAGAGCGAGACGGTGAGGAAGGGCTACGCCGAGCAGCTCAATGTAcgttctctctatctctctcttcttcatgaTTTCTGTGTCTGCGACGGTAATGACGATCTTCTGGTTTGTGTTACATTAGATTGCGATTCTTACCTCGACCCAATTCAATTTCCAATTCATAATTGAGCAGAGGGTTCGCTCTAACTTTTGAACGTAAATATGATGAATTTTCATCGGTTTTCCAACGCTCGTACCTTCTGGCACGTGCTGCTAGCTAATGAACAGGTAACGAGCATCAGAAGGTTCTGGGCCAATGCGATGGGTTCCCGAGTGCTTTTCTTTATTCGAATCAACGGGCTTCAGTTTGTGACTGTAAAGTTGTTTGGTCTGAACTTGGACTAGTGTAGCACTGCAGTATTGGTGGGGCACAGGGATCCATCACCGAGAGAGGGATAGATGTTACAAGCGATGATAGCAAAGAGATCCCGTTATCTACTGGCAACCGAGGAGTTACCGATAGATTCTTTCTATTAGATCAAGCTGATCACATAGCAAAAAAACAGCTCGACACCATGTTGGCGCTTAGGGACTTTCCGTGTGTGGTGTCATCTGATCTGATTCTTGCACGAGcttgatggctcaattgagctGCAACTAAATCACTAGGTTAGGGAATCTGCACGCAGCCCGCACGGTCCAACAGTCCATATTCTTGGATGAATTGTTAACCAAATAAGTGAACGTATAATACCGGGATCTCGTACTTCTCATACATGATTGAAGGTGAACAAAATATCCATGGCAGCTCTCCCCTGAGAAGGTTAAAACTCTTCCCGTCTCCAGCAATCTGTGGAGCAAGCGTTTATAACACCACCGTTTTCTAAGTCTTAGATTCATATCAGAAGCATGTGGTGCCACCAATTGAGGTGCTATAATTGACGTGCagatcattttttattcttaaatAGGAAATTCGTTGATGTCAAGTCATCTGATCAAGCAGGGACGAATGAAGAGTATAACTTATTTTAGGTTCGACTCACAAAAACTGCAGTCTTCTCTGCATGGAGTTCAAAAATATGAAGAGAACACAGTGATATGGTGTTGGATCCCATAAAATGCGATAGGAGAGAGAATATCAGGCTTGCAGGATTGTCAAGTTTACAATTATAATTGGCTGCACTTGATTGACTGTCTAGTTTCTGTGATTTCGAAGCTCAACCGATGATTGTGTCTATCTGATGATTGTGTCATGAGTATTAGCATTAGGTTGACCTCACCTCATCATAGAAACATGGACCATCACTTGCTTGACATGAATTGTCATGACCGCTGGAGTAAGGATGATACTTTTAGGCCTTTTCTCTTGAACAAATAGGAGGAAAAGTGTCTAAGAAAGATTGCTATTTGTCATGTGGTAGGTTTTGCTAGCTACTGTTATGACATGCTAGATTTTTGCTAGCTATATTGTCTTACCTTACATGTTTGTACAAACATGTCATCATTTATGCAGAGATTGCTGAAAATCCTCTCCATATTCGTCATCCCTTGCTTTCCAGCTGAGAGTGCTTCTAAGATATGGTGGTATGCCTCAGGAGCCTCTCAAATACCCTTCTTGGGGAATGTTTAGCTGAGCGAAACCATCGCTCGCATCATGGAGCTCTTCTCAGGGATTTCCTTGGTGCGTGTACTCTTCCGTCTGATCTGCTATCTCCAGATCTTGTGACTGCAAGACTTTGCACAGGTAATTCATGTAGACTCAGAAGCGGCCACGGTCCTATCTGAGCATCTAAGGATCCGGAGACAGAGACACCTTCGGATCATATGCCATAGATGCCGTGCGTTCATATTGTGGGCTCTAGTTTTGGTCACTGGAAGCCAGTTTAATTGCCTCTCTGCTTGTCGCTACCAAGTCCACTGCAGATGTTAAACATTTTCGGAGCAGGAGAATTGGCCGTAAGTTCCTCTAGCTCTCTAAACATTGAGAAAGGGGGCTTCACAAACATATTTGCATCTTTCTTGCCCATGAGGAACTCTAATtctgaaatgaatttgcagattTTCATGCCAATCCAGAAATCATGAATTTGTGACATGATGAAATACGTTTGTGCACTGGCACCTTTCTTTCAGTACTCTCCAGCATTAACAGCGTACCAGGTGGGGGTAACATTTGTAACTGTACAGCTTTGCTCTATGACTCCGGTTGGTGGGCTCTTTGTCTTCTAGTGCAGTGCAACCAAGATTACAACAGTCCGTGACGTGCCTTGGCCGCAAAGTGGCATGTGTGCGCAACACTCGATGATTAGTTTGAGACGAATGACGGTGAGACACGGTACCCGTGGCTCAGGCTGCCCCTGGCAAAGTCTTTCCTGTAAGCTGGACAGGATCAGATAGTGACGATGCtggtgatgaggaagatgacTTGGACAATAACAAGTTGATCCCAGCGTATGCTTATAGTACAAACATACCAGAAAAGACAAGCCCTTGGCAAGCCCTTTAACCCTTTACCTTAATTCGAAGAATGATTTGCTTAACCTTAACATGAATGGAAGCGTGTCTTGTCCTAGAAATAATTTTGGCGAGTTGTACCAAAATGACGCTAATAACTATGGGTGGAGGCAAATACATGTGCGGAAAGGCTTATCATCCACTTACTAACCTTCTCTAGTAGCTGATTGCTTGGTAGCCCTTGGCATCCTGATAGGGGGAGCTAGAATTCACCTTCCACTCATGTTGAGGTTGAGCTTGATTGTCGAATGAACGTAGATTTTGCTGCGAAGAGATCTTTGACATTCATGATCGCTGTATGGTTTTGCTCATGTACGTAGTCGGCAGCTACAGAAGTGAAGGTATCGTGGAACCATCATGTCCCCATTGCCACTCATAGTCATCTCACGTTAGAATTCATGCTTTTGGTAGATCGCAGGATATTTGTTTTGCTGGCCGAGTTCCTTTCCTAATGGCAGTGACATACTAGGAGAACAACCGGGCAGGGATAACAGTGTATGGATTCACGTTAGACAGGAGTACTCTGCACGCCATATTTGGCATTGAGCTCTCTCCCTGGTGCTTTGGTTGCTTGGAAAGATCGTCGGCATATCCTGAGAAATTGAGCATTcgagtttaagagtaacttatgCCGCACCAATTACATCACGGAGCGAGACCATTGGCATAAGAAATTGAGTTGGAGCTATGAGTCCATTTGCTATGAGCAACATCAAACAATgttctttttgttatttattagaatcatatttttttcttgtctagtttggagttttattcatatgtccttttttttatatacaattTTTGCTAAATaatggatatgatatgatatgaaaatgtTCGCCCGATAAATTAGTAGTTCTCCAAatagtggataggatatgatatgaaatcaCCGGAtttgatttcttatcctatcttgaCTAGAAATTTGGATAcgataaaaagaaatgattaataACTAATGAGTACTATATTTTATGTATAACACatttatttctaatttgggACTGACTCCATCGTGTTTCTCAAGTTAAATCGTAAAATATATATCGCTAACCATCCCGGGTTTGGGTACGCTCAACCCCGTAGACAAACGCCCCGGAAGAACTATCCAGAAACTCGCCTCATCCACGTTCGCCAATTACATCAGGGCCGTTGATCCCGCCACTCTGGCATCGATAGCCAATCAGATCGGTCAAGAGACGATCGGGGACTTTGACTTTCCAAGTCTTCCCGTGGGGCCCTTCCCCCACAAAGCCCCATTTTCTCCACGTCAAGGATGAATCAATCAGCCAATACCCTTCCGCCACGTCCCAGCCCGAGAACTCTGGTCCGTCGGATCTTCCGCGCTGGACGAATCCAGCCAATCGGAGCAACCTGGCTTCGTAGGCTCGGGAGTCGCGTGAGGAGGGGGCCAGGTTTTCGTCTTCCTCCACAAGGCTCTAAATAAATGAGAGGAAGGTTAGGGAAGCTCTAATCATCGACCCGGGAGTGAACTCGAACTCGAAGCAGAGGCTGTTCGGAGAGAATCGCGATGAGGAAGTGGACGATCCCGTCCGTGCTGTTGGTTCTGTTCCTCCTTTGCGCGCTTCCGGATCAAGGTAAAACCCTAAGGCTGAGGTCTTTGCTCGTCTCTAGAAGCTTCGTTTCCTTAGCTGCGGGCTCTCTGTACTCTGTCGAGGCAATGGCATTTAGATCGGTGCCTTCTCTGTGAGGATTTCGGCGTAATCTTTAGTTTCTAGATCCTCGTATTTGTCTTGGATGAACTTTTGCGCAATCGCAAGGAAGGAGGGATCGGTTGATTAGTTAGCTTACTGTAGCTGGAGATTGAGTCGGGggagatttgttttttttttttcctttttcaaatgatCGATGGGAGTGAGGCGCGTGCTTCGAGATCGTGCGGTGTATGTAGTCGTGCATCTTTGAGACGTAAAGTATTGCTGATGGTCGGATCTGTCGTGGCTTAGGAAGGAAGCTGGGCGCAAATGCGGAGGGTGAAGCGGATGAGTTGGTCGATCCCCCAAAGGTCGAGGAGAAGCTCGGTGCAGTTCCAAACGGTCTGTCCACCGATTCTGATGTCGCCAAAAGGTCGTTCAGCGCTAAACTTGCTCTTCTTTCCACTTAGTTTCGCTGTAAGGATTTAAGTCTTCTTGGGTGTGTATTGAGAGTTTGGAGGTTTGATGTTGGTCCAGGGAAGCGGAGTCAATGTCAAAGAGGTCGCTCCGCAGCAATGCAGAAAAGTTTGAGTTCCAAGCTGAGGTTTCTCGGCTCATGGACATCATTATCAACTCGCTCTACAGCAACAAGGACATTTTCCTTAGGGAAATTATCTCTAATGCTTCTGATGTAAGCTTATCTTCTTTCATTGGTTTGCAATATTTCCAGCCTTTCTATCTTTGGAAAAAGGCTGAAGTATGATCCTGTTGATTCAGGCACTGGACAAAATACGATTCCTTTCCCTAACAGACAAGGAGATATTGGGAGAGGGTGATAATGCTAAGCTTGAGATCCAGGTTGGTTTGAAACCTTTTCCCAATCGGTTTTTGTGCTCCGGTTGGTTTCAAACTCATTGCTTAGCTCTTCTAGTCAATTCATAATTTCAAACTGTATTTAACACGGTGGTTGATTAGTTACTGACCTGGTGGGTTGTTTATATCTGTAGATTAAATTAGACAAAGAAAATAAGATTCTCTCCATCCGCGACAGAGGTATCGGGATGACAAAAGAGGATCTGATCAAGCATTTGGGAACAATTGCAAAGTCTGGAACTTCAGGTGCCTCAATATTTCCAAGCTCATGATGGTTTCTTGAATTACTTAAACGAACTCCTATCCATTCAATTTTAATGTTTCATGCAGCATTTGTGGAGAAGATGCAGACAAGTGGAGATCTCAACCTTATTGGTCAATTTGGAGTTGGTTTTTATTCCGTGTACCTTGTTGCTGACTATGTCGAAGTCATCAGCAAACATAATGATGACAAACAGTAAGATGGTTGCATTATTGGGATTATCAAATTTTCTGCCTTCAGTTGTCTTAACTGTAGCTATCTTATTACCTGGATTTCAGGTATGTTTGGGAATCAAAGGCTGATGGGGCATTTGCAATTTCTGAAGACACGTGGAATGAGCCGCTAGGACGTGGAACTGAGATTAAACTGCATCTAAGAGAGGAAGCTGCGGAATACTTGGAAGAGAGCAAATTGAAGGTGCATTTCTAATTCACGGCATGGTCACAACTAGGTTCCATTTGTTCTTAGGGACTGTAGGCTTTGGGATATTTTGCAACCCTTGCCTCATTTATCCTTCTCTAAATAATCAGCACTGATAACTTATTGGACTGGAACTAGATACGCACATTAACTTATTGGATTGGAACTAGATACGCACATTTTCTTCTGAACAAGCTGCATTCAAGGATGTGTTTGTGAattatactaattttttttatttgttttgcactttgcctttttttttaatgccagTAATGCCTTTGTCTTCTTTCTCTTGTTGTAAATGTTCCTTCACTGAGGTTCTCTTATCTGCAAAGGCAGTCTGAGCTTATTTGTCGTTACTGTCTATCCTTAAGCACAGTTCTGAACTTCAGAATCATGAAGTCAGTGCAGAACCAAAAAACCTCGTGGATTATTATGCTATCATACACTATGCAGTTCTTATCTTGACGCTGTAGTTCTGACTGAGTTCTCAGCACCGATTTCTCATGAAATTTTGTAGTATCTTAACCTTGCCAATAGCGGTGTTCAATTTTGCATTGGGGATTTCCCACTGATGTCACAATGGTTTGGTAACATCTGGCACCTGTTGTCTTTTGCAGGATTTAGTGAAGAAGTACTCGGAATTTATTAGTTTTCCCATCTATTTGTGGGCAAGCAAAGAGGTCGATGTGGAAGTTCCTGCAGATGAGGATGAGTCAAGTGAGGAAGAGGAATCTTGTGCGTATCTTGGAAAGCCTTTCactatattttaaattttaacataTTCTTTTGTACTAGATCTAGTGGTAAACATGTCAATGTGTGTCGAGATTGCTATTGCTTGTGCACTTATGTACTTTCCATCCTGATCAATAAAAACAGCGGAAAAAAGCTCTTCTGAGGAAGAAGGGGATGAAGATGCTGAGAAAACTGACGATGAGGATGCGGAGAAAAAGCCAAAGACTAAGAAGGTGACTGAAACTACTTATGAATGGGAACTTTTGAATGATGTGAAGGCTATATGGCTGAGAAATCCAAAGGAGGTGACTGAGGAGGAATACACGAAGTTCTATCACTCTCTAGCGAAGGTAAATGACTATTCCTGCGTCTAGGGATGACTCATCGTCATGTTCTTCCAGTTTTAACTGTCCTCGCTCATCATCAATTGTTCATCTCCCGACAGGATTTCAGTGATGAGAAACCTTTAGCATGGAGTCACTTTACTGCTGAAGGTGATGTTGAGTTCAAGGCAGTTCTCTTTGTGCCGCCTAAGGCGCCTCATGATTTGTATGAAAGTTATTATAATTCCAACAAATCGAACTTGAAGCTATATGTTCGACGGGTATTCATTTCTGATGAATTTGACGAGCTTTTGCCCAAGTATCTGAACTTTTTGAAGGTAACCGGATTGTGTTCGGTTCTAGCTCTTTTATCCGTAGTGAGAAACGTGGTTTTCTAATATTGGTTTCTAGATTGTGTTCCTCAAAGAAGTGTTTGTTTCTCAGGGTCTTGTTGATTCTGACACATTGCCCCTGAATGTGTCGAGGGAAATGCTTCAACAACACAGCAGCTTGAAGACAATTAAGAAGAAACTTATCAGGAAGGCACTTGATATGATCCGTAAGATTGCTGAGGAGGACCCGGAGGATGCTAACAACAAAGACAAGAAAGGTACGAGTGGCACCGTCTCTCATCTCGAAGTAACCTCTCCTCTCTAGATGAAAATATCATGACATTATGCGTTTACTTCTCCTCTCTGAAGCATTCCTAGATTTCTCAGGGGATTGCTTTGTTAAGTCGTGATAACTTCATTGGGAGTCAGAGGCAGTGTTTTGTTCATTAGAACAGTTTGATGATCTTTCCAATTCTTTTTCTACTGCCTGCTTAATGACTTTTCACTGTTGGGAGCAGATACTGAAAAATCtggtgatgaagatgatgagaagAAAGGTCAATACGCAAAATTCTGGAATGAGTTTGGCAAGTCCATTAAACTCGGTATAATTGAAGATGCCACTAACAGAAACCGGTTGGCTAAGCTCCTCAGATTTGAGAGGTATGATGAAACACTTTCCCCTGCATTCTTAAACACAGCATGGAATGACCGACTTATATTGGGCTAATGACTTAATTTTTGTTTCCCATTATTTGTGCAGTACCAAGTCCGATGGTCAATTAACTTCACTGGACCAGTACATCTCAAGAATGAAATCTGGCCAGAAGGATATCTTTTATATAACAGGAAACAGCAAGGAACAGCTAGAGAAGTCGCCATTCCTTGAGAGActcaagaagaaaaattatgaggtttatattttccttttctttgttgtgcatttttgtttttttctttttacattaGATGCAAGATTGTAACAAGTTAATTACACTTACGATACTTTGTTAATCTTTTCTCATATTGCGGTCGTGAATTTTGATGCTGATGGTTGTCTGTACCTTGACTTTGCAGGTTATTTTATTCACTGATCCAGTGGATGAGTACCTGATGCAATACCTAATGGATTATGAAGATAAGAAATTCCAGAATGTGTCCAAGGAGGGTTTGAAACTTGGAAAAGACTCGAAAGATAAGGACCTCAAGGAGTCTTACAAGGAGCTGACCAAATGGTGGAAGAGTGCTCTTGCCAGTGACAATATTGATGATGTGAAGATAAGCAATCGTTTGGATAACACTCCTTGTGTGGTGGTGACTTCAAAATATGGATGGAGTG from Rhodamnia argentea isolate NSW1041297 chromosome 2, ASM2092103v1, whole genome shotgun sequence encodes the following:
- the LOC115748912 gene encoding endoplasmin homolog isoform X1, with product MRKWTIPSVLLVLFLLCALPDQGRKLGANAEGEADELVDPPKVEEKLGAVPNGLSTDSDVAKREAESMSKRSLRSNAEKFEFQAEVSRLMDIIINSLYSNKDIFLREIISNASDALDKIRFLSLTDKEILGEGDNAKLEIQIKLDKENKILSIRDRGIGMTKEDLIKHLGTIAKSGTSAFVEKMQTSGDLNLIGQFGVGFYSVYLVADYVEVISKHNDDKQYVWESKADGAFAISEDTWNEPLGRGTEIKLHLREEAAEYLEESKLKDLVKKYSEFISFPIYLWASKEVDVEVPADEDESSEEEESSEKSSSEEEGDEDAEKTDDEDAEKKPKTKKVTETTYEWELLNDVKAIWLRNPKEVTEEEYTKFYHSLAKDFSDEKPLAWSHFTAEGDVEFKAVLFVPPKAPHDLYESYYNSNKSNLKLYVRRVFISDEFDELLPKYLNFLKGLVDSDTLPLNVSREMLQQHSSLKTIKKKLIRKALDMIRKIAEEDPEDANNKDKKDTEKSGDEDDEKKGQYAKFWNEFGKSIKLGIIEDATNRNRLAKLLRFESTKSDGQLTSLDQYISRMKSGQKDIFYITGNSKEQLEKSPFLERLKKKNYEVILFTDPVDEYLMQYLMDYEDKKFQNVSKEGLKLGKDSKDKDLKESYKELTKWWKSALASDNIDDVKISNRLDNTPCVVVTSKYGWSANMERIMQSQTLSDASKQAYMRGKRVLEINPRHPIIKELRERVVKDPEDESVKNTAQLMYQTALMESGFMLSDPKDFASRIYDSVKSGLNISPDAAVEEEDDAEEAETESEEASAPPKDKPDATEDAETTEAKDEL
- the LOC115748912 gene encoding endoplasmin homolog isoform X3; this encodes MRKWTIPSVLLVLFLLCALPDQGRKLGANAEGEADELVDPPKVEEKLGAVPNGLSTDSDVAKREAESMSKRSLRSNAEKFEFQAEVSRLMDIIINSLYSNKDIFLREIISNASDALDKIRFLSLTDKEILGEGDNAKLEIQIKLDKENKILSIRDRGIGMTKEDLIKHLGTIAKSGTSAFVEKMQTSGDLNLIGQFGVGFYSVYLVADYVEVISKHNDDKQYVWESKADGAFAISEDTWNEPLGRGTEIKLHLREEAAEYLEESKLKDLVKKYSEFISFPIYLWASKEVDVEVPADEDESTEKSSSEEEGDEDAEKTDDEDAEKKPKTKKVTETTYEWELLNDVKAIWLRNPKEVTEEEYTKFYHSLAKDFSDEKPLAWSHFTAEGDVEFKAVLFVPPKAPHDLYESYYNSNKSNLKLYVRRVFISDEFDELLPKYLNFLKGLVDSDTLPLNVSREMLQQHSSLKTIKKKLIRKALDMIRKIAEEDPEDANNKDKKDTEKSGDEDDEKKGQYAKFWNEFGKSIKLGIIEDATNRNRLAKLLRFESTKSDGQLTSLDQYISRMKSGQKDIFYITGNSKEQLEKSPFLERLKKKNYEVILFTDPVDEYLMQYLMDYEDKKFQNVSKEGLKLGKDSKDKDLKESYKELTKWWKSALASDNIDDVKISNRLDNTPCVVVTSKYGWSANMERIMQSQTLSDASKQAYMRGKRVLEINPRHPIIKELRERVVKDPEDESVKNTAQLMYQTALMESGFMLSDPKDFASRIYDSVKSGLNISPDAAVEEEDDAEEAETESEEASAPPKDKPDATEDAETTEAKDEL
- the LOC115748912 gene encoding endoplasmin homolog isoform X2 → MRKWTIPSVLLVLFLLCALPDQGRKLGANAEGEADELVDPPKVEEKLGAVPNGLSTDSDVAKREAESMSKRSLRSNAEKFEFQAEVSRLMDIIINSLYSNKDIFLREIISNASDALDKIRFLSLTDKEILGEGDNAKLEIQIKLDKENKILSIRDRGIGMTKEDLIKHLGTIAKSGTSAFVEKMQTSGDLNLIGQFGVGFYSVYLVADYVEVISKHNDDKQYVWESKADGAFAISEDTWNEPLGRGTEIKLHLREEAAEYLEESKLKDLVKKYSEFISFPIYLWASKEVDVEVPADEDESSEEEESSEKSSSEEEGDEDAEKTDDEDAEKKPKTKKVTETTYEWELLNDVKAIWLRNPKEVTEEEYTKFYHSLAKDFSDEKPLAWSHFTAEGDVEFKAVLFVPPKAPHDLYESYYNSNKSNLKLYVRRVFISDEFDELLPKYLNFLKVLVDSDTLPLNVSREMLQQHSSLKTIKKKLIRKALDMIRKIAEEDPEDANNKDKKDTEKSGDEDDEKKGQYAKFWNEFGKSIKLGIIEDATNRNRLAKLLRFESTKSDGQLTSLDQYISRMKSGQKDIFYITGNSKEQLEKSPFLERLKKKNYEVILFTDPVDEYLMQYLMDYEDKKFQNVSKEGLKLGKDSKDKDLKESYKELTKWWKSALASDNIDDVKISNRLDNTPCVVVTSKYGWSANMERIMQSQTLSDASKQAYMRGKRVLEINPRHPIIKELRERVVKDPEDESVKNTAQLMYQTALMESGFMLSDPKDFASRIYDSVKSGLNISPDAAVEEEDDAEEAETESEEASAPPKDKPDATEDAETTEAKDEL